In Oscillospiraceae bacterium, the genomic stretch CCCAACCTTATGGAGGAACTTCTAAACTGGATAAAAACAAGCGATGTTCATATGCTTATAAAAAGTTGTGTTTTTCATTATGAGTTTGAACTTATACATCCTTTTTCGGATGGGAATGGCAGAATGGGAAGATTATGGCACACTTTACTGTTATCTCAATGGAATGAGGTGTTTGCATGGCTACCTGTAGAATCACTTATTCATGACAATCAGGAAGAGTATTATAATGTAATAAACAGGTCAAATGCAAATGGTAATTCTACAGTTTTTATTGAGTTTATGCTATCGGTTATAAAACAAGCATTATCAGAAGCAATAAGTGTCAGAACTTATGATATTCCAAAGAGCAGGATGGATTTAAGAACTGAAAAGATACTTAAATACCTTGATAAAAATGAGTATATTAAAAATAGCGATATTCAGAAACTTTTTAAAGTATCTTCGGCAACAGCTACAAGGATATTAACTAAGTTGTTTAATGACAGAGTACTGAAAAAAATCTTTATTGACGGACATTGGGGATATATTAAAAAATAAAAGAAATCTGTTGTCACAATATGAAAAGGGATGTTTTCTTTAACATCCCTTTTTGATATATTGTCCATATAATTTAATATTCTTTAACAACCACTACAGGTTTTATTAAATCCTTTGGCTTATCTTTCATTAAAAGAAGTGCCTCTTCTATTTTGTCAAATCCGTGGAAAACATGGGTAACAAGTTTTTTTGTATCAAGTTTACCGTTTGCAATAAGGCGTGCCATTTTTTCCATTTTCATTCTTCCTCCTGGTGTAAGACCGCCTGTTATTGTTTTATGGCCCATACCAACACCCCACTCAACACGAGGTATATTAACAGTTTCGCCTTCTCCCAAATAGTTAACATTTGAAACTATTCCGCCAGGCTTAACAACTGTTACTGCTTGTGCGAAAGTATCATTATCTCCTCCTGCTATGATAACTCTGTCAACACCTTCGTTGTTTGTAATTTTCATAACATTTTCAACTAAATCTCCGTCTTTGTAACTTAAAATATCGGTTGCGCCGTATTCTCTTGCAACTTTCTGGCAGATTTCTCTTGAGCCAACAGCAATTATTCTTCCTGCTCCACGCAAATTTGCACCTGCTACTGCCATAAGTCCTACAGGGCCTATACCGATAACTAAAACCGTATCTCCAAAATTTATTTTTGCAAGTTCGGCTCCGTGAAAACCTGTAACCACCATATCGGGTAGCATAACTGCACTTATAGGGTCAACATTATCCGGAAGATGGCAAAGGTTGGCATCTGCCTCGTTTACATTAAAATATTCTGCAAAAACTCCATCTTTATAATTTGAGAATTTCCAGCCTGACAGCATACCTTGTGAGTGCATAGGATATCCTTCCTGACTTGTTACTGTTCCCCAGTCAGGAGTAATTGCAGGAACTATTACTTTATCTCCCGCTTTAAAATCTTTGACAAGTTCGCCTACCTTATGAACTTCTCCCACACATTCGTGACCGAGCACCATATTATGTCTTTCGCCGATTGCACCTTTAAAAGCAGTGTGTATGTCCGAAGTACAAGGGGCAATACAAATAGGCTTTACAATAGCGTCTAAAGGGCCCATTTTTGGCTCTTCTTTTTCTATCCAGCCTATTTTTCCTATTTCTATCATTGCAAAAGCTTTCATAAAAACATCCTTTCATAATAATCTTAGTTTATTATGAAAGGATTAATAAAAAAATATACGTTAAAGAAATTTTAAATATACTGCACATAAAAATTCTTTGGGTGCGCAAATTCCTAAAAAAGTTAAAAGTTTTGGATTTTTTTCTAAAAGAAAATCAATATTTTCTGATAAGAATTTTATAAATTTTACTTTATCAAAACTGTCTGTTGCCTGTTTTAATTTTTTTAAAATATCCATTATATTTCCCGAAAGATTAAAGTTTACAAGAAGTTCTTTTAAACTTGAAAGATCGGAAATATCATATTCTTTTAATTCTTTATTTATAAGAAAATGTGCTTTTTTTAATTTGTAAGTTTGAAAGTACGGCAGTTTTAAACTTTCCATCAAACATTCTAAATTAAAAGTTGCCATATCCTTTGTGCAGGGCTTGCCTTCTCTTTTTGTTTCGGTATAGTAAAGAAGATTTATTCCTTTTATAAATACTTTTTTCAAGTGTTTGTTGTTTGCAAACATTTTTTTGGATAATTCTTCTATTTTCGGTGCAATTTTTTTTGAATGTTTTAAAATGTCGCCTTTTTCAAAAGTAAATTTAAATCCGTCAAGTTTACCAAAGGTTTTTAAGGTATCATTATATCCTAATTTCATATTTTTTTTAGCCTGATCTTTATTGAAATCAAGAATTTTTCCCAAATCGTAATAACTTGAAATTTTAGTTATTTTAACATCTTTTGCTTTAGGCTTTTTTATCATTCCTACTGCTTTTAAATCAATCGCAATAATTTTGTCTGCACCTTTTTCGATTGCCATATTTATAGGAAGATTATCAGAAAAGCCCCCGTCAATATACATATTTTCCCCGATTTTATGAGGCTTCATTGCAGGGAAAAAAGCAGAACTTCCGAGTATATAGTCAACAATTTTCCCAATTTCCATATCCTCTTTAAAAATATAAAGAGGCGTCATTTCAGGATATTTAACTGTAACCAAACCATAATCTACAGGCGATTTTCTTAATTTATCTTCATCAATATATTTTATAAGTAAATTTTTTAAGTTGGTATAGTCGTAACCGCTGTTTTCAAAAGCACCTTTTACATTTATACCTGTTTCATTTTCTTTTAAATCTAAAATTTTATCGGTGGATAAAGTTTTCCATAACTTCATAGCAAGGTCGAAATCGCCTTGCGCCACAATAGCACCATTGATGCTGCCAACTGAACAACCGGTTATAATATCATATTTTATTTTAAGTTTGTTAAGTGCTTTTACGGCACCTATCTGGTATGCCCCTTTTGCACCTCCGCCACCGAATACAAGGGCAGTTTTACTCATATATTCTTACCTCTAATTCTTTGCGCAAATTCTCTGTATAATGAATTTTAACCTTTTTTTCTTCGCCCTTTATTTTATAGGTAAGTACCATATAGTCTTTTGAGAAAGGACTCACTGTAAGATTTTTCGCTTTAATATTTTCCTTTTTTAAAGATATTATGTCTTTAAAGGGAATATTTAAAATTTCTGTTTTCTTATAGTCTTTGCCTTTTTCTATTTTAAAAGTTTCTTCGCCTAATATATATTTATATTCCGAAAGAGAGTATTTTATTAAATAAAAACAACAGAATATCGCATATATAAACGGAAGAATTGCAGGAATAATCGGCAGTTTAATATAAGGAGTTATAAAGCATATAACAAATAATAAAAACACCAGTATGAAAGTTGTTTTAAGCCTTTTTTCGACAGGCTCTTTAATCGTGATTTCCAAGTTGTAAACACATCCTAAAAAATATAGTAAGGAATAAGGAATAAAATTCCTATAACAATTCCCGAAATAATAACTAAAAAGTTTTTAAAATATTGTATATTAATAGTTCTTAAGTAAAGGCTTTTCATTCTTTTAGTGCCACTGTGTGCATTAAGAAGAATATCAAAAAAACTCATAAGAATAAGTATCAACTGCAAAAGTATAATATAAATATTTGAAAAAGAAAATCCAAAATTGCAAATATACTTTAAAAGTATTCCCAAAAAGAACACAAGAAATAATGAAGATACGAAATAGAGATATCTTAATTTTGAAAACTCATAATTTCGTATATTTTTGTACTTATACGGAATAATCGCTAACATAAGAAGCATAGTTACCCCTATAATCATATAAATGGTAAAAAGAACTTTGCTATAAAAAAGCGAATAGATAAGGGGGACTAAAACCAAAAAGATATTTAAAATGCCAAAATACGCGCCGGTAATTGCTGATTTGTAAAGACCTTTAGACTGCGAAGAAAAATTTCTCACATTTCCCGCCTCCGTTCATTAAATTATAATATACTGTAAACAATCGGTAAAGTAATTACCGAAAGAATACTTGAAATAAGAACATAATTTGCGCATTCTTCGGGGTATGAATTAAAGTTTTCCCCGAATATAACAAGATTTACTGCAATAGGGTTTGCAAGTATAATAGCAGGTACATATACCATATATCCCGAAAATCCCAATGCCCAAAGTACATATACTACACCAACAGGAATAATTAAAAGTCTGAAAAGACTTACTATATAAATTTTTATGTTTTTAATATCAATTTTCCCTGATTTAGCAATTACAAGGCCTGTAAGGAGTACACCCAAAGGTGTAGTCGTAGAACCAAGTTGTGTAACAGTTGTTTTAATAAAATAAGGAATTTCTATCGGTATAAAAAGCATTATAAATCCGATAATAAGCGCTAAAAAAGGAGTGCTTTTTAAATCCTTAAGTGTCAGAGAACATTCCATATCGTCCTCCGATGCGCTTTTCATAAGGATGGTGCCCACAATTAAAACTGAAGCAAACATGGTAAAGTTATATAAAGACGCATAGAAAACAGATTGTTTACCATAAAGCATCTCAAGTATCGGATAGGCAGTAAAAGTAAAGTTGGAAAATAAAAGCGAAAAAATAATAATATTTCTTTTTTTCTTCTTTTTTTCTATAACTTTCCCTAAAATCAGTGCCGTAAGAAAGCATATAACAAGTATAACGAGTGCCATTAAAGGAAGTTTTGCTGATTTTAAAAGTTCATTTAGACTTATTTTTTGCATCATTGAGTCCAAAATGGAGCAGGGAAGTGAAACATTGTAAAGGAGAACTGAAACCCCTTTTACGAATGATGCATCAACCATCTTTTTATAATATAAAAAATAACCTATTATCATAGGGATAAAAAGTCCCATCAAAAGTTGCAATGTGTCTAAAAAATTCAAAATTATTCATCCTTTTTATTGTAATTCTGAAATTATTATAACTCTTGTGACAAATTAAGTCAATATTGACTTGAAACTCAAACCTAAATAATGTATAATAAATAAAAGGGTGACGAAAAAATGAGAATGAGAAGAAAAAAACACAGGGAAGAAAGATTTGAAAACTGTTCTTTCCTTGCGATTGAAAATTTTGATAATATAAAAAACTTTAAAGATATATTTGGTAATGATAATCCTGTGCATTTAGAGATAGGATGCGGTAAGGGAAGATTTATTACCGGCTTATCAAAACTAAATCCTGAAGTAAACTATATTGCTATAGAAAAAAGTATGGACGTTATCATTATGGCAATGGAAAAGATAAAAAACGAGGGTATTGAAAATGTCCGTTTTTTTGCAGGCGATGTAGATGTTTTAAGAGATAAGGATTTTAAAGGTGAGGTTGAAAGAATATATATAAACTTCTGCGACCCCTGGAAAAAGAGTAATCAGGCAAAAAGAAGGCTCACTCATAAAAATTATCTTTCATTATATGAAAAACTTCTTAAAAAAGGCGGAGAGGTTTTCTTTAAAACCGATAACAGAAAACTGTTTGAATTTTCGCTAAACTCATTTGCTGATTATAATCTTAAAATGCGAAATATTACTCTTGATTTACATAATTCTTCTTATGAAGGAAACATAATGACCGAATATGAAGAAAATTTTTCTTCTAAAGGTTTTCCGATTTACAGATGCGAATTGATTTTTTAATCTTTCTATTGTATAATAATATAAAAGTATATTGAGGATGGGATAATATGCCTATTAAAATTCCGGACAATCTGCCGGCTAAAAAACAATTAGAGGCTGAAAATATATTTGTTATGACAAGCAAAAGAGCACTTAAGCAGGATATACGTCCTCTTAAGATTTTGCTTCTTAATCTTATGCCAACAAAAATTGTTACAGAAACTCAACTGTTAAGGCTTTTAGGGAATACGCCTTTGCAGGTTGAAGTATCTTTTATGACAACTAAATCTTATGAATCAAAAAATACTCCTCAGGAGCATCTTGTTAATTTTTACGGAACTTTTGATGATTTTAAAAATGAAAAGTTTGACGGAATGATTATAACAGGTGCACCTGTTGAACAAATGGATTTTTCCGAAGTTGATTATTGGGAAGAACTATGCGAAATAATGGAATGGAGTAAAACGAATGTACATTCCACTTTGCATATATGCTGGGGCGCTCAGGCAGGTCTTTTTTATCATTACGGAATAGATAAATATCCGCTTGACAGTAAGATGTTCGGAATATTTGAACATAAGATTTTAAGAAAATATAATAAACTTTTAAGAGGATTTGACGAACTGTTTTTAGCACCTCATTCAAGGCATACTTATGTGAAAAAAGAGGATATAAAAAAGGTTTTAGAACTTAAAATTTTAGCAGAATCAGACGAGGCAGGAGTTCTTCTTTGCTCAAATAAGGGCGGAAGACAGATATTTATAACAGGACATCTTGAATATGATTCTGATACTTTAAAAAAAGAGTATGACAGAGATGTGGAAAAGGGACTTGAAATTGCAATCCCCAAAAATTATTTTCCGAATGATGATGTTACCAAAAAACCAATTTTAAAATGGCGTTCAAATGCAAGTTTGTTTTTTTCTAACTGGCTTAACTACTATGTATACCAGACAACGCCTTATGATATAAATACACTTTAGGGGGATAAATAAATGGACGTAAATTTACTTAAGAAAACAGCAAATGAAGTGCGTAAGGGAATAATTGAATCTACCTTTAATGCAAAATGCGGGCATCCGGGCGGTTCTTTATCCTGTGCAGATATTATTACATATTTATATTTTGAGAAAATGAATATAAAAGCGAACGAACCTAAGTGGGAAGGCAGGGATCGTTTCGTTTTGTCAAAAGGCCACTGTGCACCGGCTCTTTATTCAGCTCTTGCACATAAAGGATTTTTTCCTGTATGCGACCTTAAAACTTTAAGAAAAACAGGTTCTTATCTTCAGGGGCACCCTGATATGAATAAGGTTCCGGGTGTAGATATGTCATCAGGTTCATTAGGGCAGGGTATATCTGCAGCAGCAGGTATGGCAATGAGCGCTAAAATGTCGAAAAAAGATTATAAAGTATATACACTTTTGGGTGACGGAGAAATTCACGAAGGTCAGGTCTGGGAAGCACTTTTATTTATTGCAGGGAAAAAACTTAATAATATCTGCGTAATAGTTGATAATAACGATTTGCAGATAGACGGAAGGCTTTCGGAGGTTAATTCTCCATATCCTTTAAAAGAAAAGTTTGAAGCATTCGGTTTTAATACTATAGAAATTGACGGTCATGATTTTTATGAGATTGAAAAAGCGTTTGACGTATTTACAAAAGAAAACGACAAACCAACAGCGATTATCGCTAAAACTTTAAAAGGAAAAGGTGTTTCCTTTATGGAAGACCAGTGTTCATGGCATGGTAAAGCACCTAACGAAGACGAATATAAAATTGCTATGGAAGAGCTTGGGAGGTTTGAAGGTTAATGAGTGACGTTAAAAAAATTGCCACAAGAGACAGTTACGGCGAAACTTTGAAAGAACTTGGCGCAAAGTATGATAATCTTGTTGTTATGGATGCCGATTTAGCAGAAGCAACAAAAACTATAAAATTTAAAAAGGAATTTCCTGAAAGATTTATTGACTGCGGTATTGCAGAAAGTAATATGATAGGTGTTGCAGCAGGTCTTGCTTCAACGGGTAAAGTAGTATTTGCATCAAGTTTTGCGATGTTTGCAGCAGGAAGAGCCTTTGAACAGATAAGAAACTCGGTAGGATATACCCGTCTTAATGTTAAAATTGCAGCAACTCACGGAGGAATTTCAGTAGGTGAAGATGGTGCGAGCCACCAATGTAATGAAGACTTTGCTTTGATGAGAAGTGTTCCAGGAATGGTTGTTATCTGTCCGTCTGATGATGTGGAAGCAAGAGAAGCGGTTAAAGCTGCATATCACTATGAAGGACCATGCTATTTGCGATTTGGAAGACTTGCAGTTCCTGTTATAAATGACAATGCAAATTACAAATTTGAAATAGGTAAAGGCGTTACCTTAAAAGAAGGTAATGATGTTGCGATTATTGCTACAGGACTTATGGTAGCAGAAGCGCTTGAGGCAGCGAAAGAACTTGAAAAAGAGGGAATTTCTGCAAGAGTTATAAATATTCACACTTTAAAACCGATAGACAAAGAATTGATAATAAAAGCAGCAAAAGAAACTAAATTTATTGTTACATGCGAAGAACACAGTATTATCGGAGGCCTTTCTGATGCAGTATCTTCGGTAGTATGCGAAGAATGTCCGACAAAAGTTTTAAGAGTAGGCGTTAATGATGTGTTCGGTCAGTCAGGTCCTGCTTTGGAAGTTTTAAAACTTTACGGACTTTCTAAAGAAAACATTGTTAAAGTAGTAAAAGAAGGCATGTAAAATGGCACTTGAAATCAAAAAAGCAGAAAACAGTACCGATTATGCCTTGATTGAAAAAATGGCGAAAACAATCTGGAATGAATATTACATAAGCATTTTATCAAAAGAGCAGATTGATTATATGACGGATAAATTCCAATCTGAAAGTGCAATATCAAATCAGGTATTAAACGAAGAATATGAGTATTATATTCTTACTGGTAACGGTCCGATAGGATATTTTGCCATAAAAAAAGAAGAACAGAGATTGTTCTTAAGTAAACTCTATATTTTAAAAGAAGAAAGAGGCAAGGGGTATTTTCACAAAGTGTTTGACTTTCTTTTGGAATACTCTTTTAAGAATAATTTAAAAAGTATATATCTTACTGTGAATAAAGAAAATAAATCTTCTATCGGTGTTTATAATCATTTTGGATTTAAAATTATAAGCAAACAGAAAGCCGATATCGGAAACGGTTTTTTTATGGATGATTATATTATGGAAAAAGAATTTAAATGAGGTAAGGCAATGTATAATGTAAAATCAAAAAAAGCAGAAGAATTTATTGACCATAAGGAAGTTTTGTCGACCTTAAAATATGCCGATGAAAACAAAGATAACTTAGAGTTAATAGAAGAAATATTAAAAAAAGCAGAGGAAAAAAAGGGGCTTTCTCATAAAGAAGCAAGTGTGCTTTTAGCATGTGAAATTGGTGAAGTTAACGAAAGAATAAATAAACTTGCAAATAAAATAAAAGAGGAAATATACGGAAACAGAATTGTTATGTTTGCTCCTCTGTACCTTTCAAATTATTGCGTTAACGGTTGTGTGTATTGTCCGTATCATCATGGCAACAGTTTGATTGCAAGAAGAAAACTGACACAGGCTGAAATTGAAAAAGAGGTTATTGCTCTTCAGGATATGGGGCATAAACGTCTTGCAATAGAGATGGGAGAGGACCCTGTCAATAATCCGATTGAATATATCTTAGAATCGATTGAAACGATATATAAAATCAAGCATAAAAACGGTGCAATAAGAAGAGTAAATGTTAACATTGCCGCAACAACCGTTGAAAATTATAAGAAACTTAAAGATGCGGGAATCGGAACATATATTCTGTTTCAGGAAACTTATCACAAAGAAAGTTATGAAAAACTTCATCCAACAGGTCCTAAACATAATTACGCATATCATACCGAAGCGATGGACAGAGCAATGGAGGGGGGAATTGATGACGTAGGGCTTGGAGTTCTTTTTGGTCTTGAATTATATCGTTATGAACTTGCAGCACTCCTTATGCACGCTGAACACCTTGAGGCAGTATTCGGAGTCGGCCCTCATACCATAAGCGTTCCAAGAATTAAAAAAGCAACAGGTGTAGATACCGACCAGTTTGATAATGGAATTTCAGACGAAACTTTTGCTAAAATATGTGCGATAATAAGACTTGCAGTTCCTTATACAGGAATGATTGTTTCCACAAGGGAAAGCAAAGCGGTAAGGGAAAAAGTATTAAAACTTGGTGTATCTCAACTTAGCGGTGCATCTAAAACAAGTGTCGGAGGCTACAGTGACGAAAACGTTCACGAAGACGAAGATTCTTCTCAGTTTGATATAAGCGATAACAGAACTTTAGACGAAGTTGTCAACTGGCTTATAAAGGCAGGATATATTCCGTCTTTCTGTACCGCTTGTTACAGAGAGGGAAGAACCGGCGACAGGTTTATGAGTCTTGCTAAAACAGGGCAGATTCAGAATTGTTGCCATCCTAATGCTCTTATGACTTTGAAAGAGTATCTTTTAGATTATGCATCAGCTGATACCCGAAAAGTCGGAGATGAAATGATTATTAAAGAACTTGAAAAAATTCCTAACGAAAAAGCAAGAAAAATTGCCAAAGAAAATATTGAAAAAATAGCAAACGGCGAAAGAGATTTCAGATTTTAGGAACAAATAAACTGTCGCAGACAATATAACTGCGAAGCAATATAACTTGCCAAAGGAAAATACCACTCGCCATAAGGCGAATAGAACTGCCGAGTGTTCAAAAAGAACACTCGGCATATATTATATTACTATTCCGCCGTCAACACTTAATACTTGCCCTGTAATAAAGTCTGAATTTTCAGAAAAAAGAAAATAACATACTTTAGCAATATCAAAAGGCGTTCCTATTTTTAAAAGCGGTGTTTCTTCTCTTAATACTTCAAGGTCGTCTTCTTTTAAATTATTTAACATATCCGTTTTAATAACACCGGGAGCAATGCAGTTAACATTTATATTCGATGGACCAACTTCTTTTGCAAGTGCTTTTGTAAGTCCGATAACAGCAGATTTTGAAGCCGAATACAAAACTTCACAGGCACCCCCTGTAATTCCCCACATTGACGAAATGTTTATAATTTTCCCGCTTTTTTTATTTATCATATATGGTAAAACTTCTTTTGTAAATAAAAATAAACCTTTAACATTCACATCAAAAATTTCATTATAATCTTCAAGTCCCATATCTTGCAAAAGCCCTGTTTTTGATATTCCTGCATTATTTATAAGGCAGTCAATATGCCCGTATTTTTTAATAATTTCACTAACTGTTTTTTTGATTTCTTCCTCATTTGTCACATCGGTTTTTATAGGATCAAATAAAGGGTATTTTTCTTTAATTTCATTTGCTTCATTTAAACTTTTATTAAAAGTTCCGATAACTATATGCCCTTTTTCTAAAAAATACTCACTTATTCCTTTTCCTATCCCTCTTGATGCACCGATTATAACAATTACTTTTTTCATACTATCACCATAAGAATAATAACATATTGTAAACTTTTTGTCAAAATATTATGGATTGTTTTTTAATTTTAAAAAGTATCTATTGAATTAATAGTACATATTATGCTATAATATCATTAGATAATTATGTTTAGGAGTTATATAAATGAGTACATATAAATTAGATAAAGATAACCTTCCTTCCCATATAGCAATAATTATGGACGGGAACGGAAGATGGGCAAAAAAAAGAGGTCTGCCAAGAACTGCAGGGCATTACAAAGGGGCGGACAATGTAAAAAATATTGCCCATTACTGTTATGATACAGGGATTAAAACTTTGACTTTATATGCTTTTTCAACTGAAAACTGGAAACGACCTAAGAACGAGGTTGAAGCATTATTTAAACTTTTCAAAGAAAAATTAAAGGATTATCGGGCGCTAATGGGAAATCGTGACTGTGTTGTGCGTTTTATAGGGGATAAGACGCCTTTAAGCGATGACTTAAAAGAAAGTATGAGAGAGATAGAAGAATATTCATCTCAGTTTGCTCATACAGGGTTTACTTTTAATTTTGCCATAAATTACGGAAGCCGTGATGAAATAATTAAATCAGTAAAAGAAATTGCGGCTCTTGCAAAGGACGGAAAGATTGAAGTTTCTGACATAGATGAAAAAATGATAAGCGACCATTTATACACAAAAGGTCTTAAAGACCCTGACTTACTTATAAGACCGAGCGGCGAACAAAGGCTTTCTAATTTTCTTTTATGGCAGTGTGCTTATACTGAATTTTATTATTCAGATATTCTATGGCCTGATTTTACACCTGAAATGTTAGAAAAAGCAATAATAGAATATCAGCAAAGAAACAGGAGATTTGGAGGAATTTAAAAAATGGCGACACGATTGATTTCGGCTGGGGTCGGGCTTATTATAATGGCAATTGTTATGTTTGCCGATAAAATGATACTTAGTTTTGCAATATCTGTAATATCTGCTATTTCTGTGTATGAGGGCTTGAAAGCATACGGACACCTGAAAAGCAAATTATTTATTATTCTGGGGATTTTGGCATCTTCAGTCTTTGCATGGGCAAGTTATTTTAAATGTGAAATAGCACTTATGGTTGCCTTTTTGATTATTACTTGTTATGTTGCATATCTTTTAAAAAATCACAGTAAGTTTTCCACAAAAGACTTATTTACCGTTTTGTTTTTAACACTTGTTATTCCTTTTTCATTTTCTACTTTATCGTACATAAGGAATATGGAAAATGGCGCATGTTATGTGTGGCTTCCTTTTATATCTGCCTGGCTTACCGATTCTTTTGCATATTTCGGGGGGTATTTTTTCGGGAAAAACAAATTATGCCCTGACATAAGTCCTAAAAAGACGGTTGAAGGTGCTGTTTTTGGTGTTGTTGGTGCAGTGGTTGGATATGTTGTCTATTCGTATATGTTAAAGGGAATATGGAATATAGATGTCAGTACTTTGTGGTTTGTTATAATATCAGTTTTTACATCAGTAATTTCACAGATGGGCGATTTGTTTGCATCTTTAATGAAAAGGGAAAACGGCATAAAGGATTTTGGAAATTTAATGCCGGGTCATGGAGGAGCGCTTGACAGATTTGACTCTATTTTACTTACTTCTCCTTTCATATTTATTTTTCTTAAACTGATGATTTAAAATAAGTTTGTATTAAGGAGTTTTAACTTGAAAACAAAAGTTATAAATATATTAGGTTCAACAGGTTCAATAGGCACGCAGACTCTTGAGGTTTGCAGGGAAAGAAATATTAAAGTAAACGGTATTTCTGCTAATAACAATATTGATCTTTTAGAAAAGCAGGCAAGAGAATTTAATGTTAAATACTGTCATATAAATAATAAGGAACTTTTTTCCGACCTTAAGTTAAGGCTTTCTGATACCGATATTAAAGTTACGGGCGGAAATGATGAATTATCTTCTTTTGCTGTAAGCGGGAACGCTGATACGCTTCTTACCTCGGTTGTAGGCAGTATCGGTCTTGCACCTACAGTTGCAGCAATAGAAAACAAAATGAAAATTGCTCTTGCCAATAAGGAAACTCTTGTTGCCGCAGGAAAACTTGTTACTGACTGTGCTAAAAAACATGGTGCAAAAATTATCCCTGTTGACAGTGAACATGGGGCAATATTTCAGTCTTTAATGGGGAATGATATTAAAAAAGTAAAAAGACTTATTCTTACTGCATCGGGAGGTCCGTTCTTTAATAAAACGAAAGAAGAATTAAAAAATGTTACCAAAAACGATGCACTTAAACATCCGAACTGGGATATGGGCGCTAAAATTACAATAGATTCTGCCACTTTAATGAATAAAGGCTTTGAAGTAATTGAGGCGAGATGGCTTTTTGATATAAAAAACATTGATGTTGTCATTCACAGGGAAAGCGTTGTTCATTCAATGGTGGAATATTGCGATAATTCAATAATAGCACAAATGGGTGTTCCAAGTATGAAACTTCCTATTCAGTTTGCACTTACCTATCCCGAAAGAGAAGAATGTGAAGTTTTATCTTTAGACTTTTTAAAATATCCAAATCTTACTTTTTATAAACCTGATATGGATACATTCGGATGTCTTAAATTAGCACTTTATGCAATGAAAG encodes the following:
- a CDS encoding patatin-like phospholipase family protein encodes the protein MSKTALVFGGGGAKGAYQIGAVKALNKLKIKYDIITGCSVGSINGAIVAQGDFDLAMKLWKTLSTDKILDLKENETGINVKGAFENSGYDYTNLKNLLIKYIDEDKLRKSPVDYGLVTVKYPEMTPLYIFKEDMEIGKIVDYILGSSAFFPAMKPHKIGENMYIDGGFSDNLPINMAIEKGADKIIAIDLKAVGMIKKPKAKDVKITKISSYYDLGKILDFNKDQAKKNMKLGYNDTLKTFGKLDGFKFTFEKGDILKHSKKIAPKIEELSKKMFANNKHLKKVFIKGINLLYYTETKREGKPCTKDMATFNLECLMESLKLPYFQTYKLKKAHFLINKELKEYDISDLSSLKELLVNFNLSGNIMDILKKLKQATDSFDKVKFIKFLSENIDFLLEKNPKLLTFLGICAPKEFLCAVYLKFL
- the trmB gene encoding tRNA (guanosine(46)-N7)-methyltransferase TrmB yields the protein MRMRRKKHREERFENCSFLAIENFDNIKNFKDIFGNDNPVHLEIGCGKGRFITGLSKLNPEVNYIAIEKSMDVIIMAMEKIKNEGIENVRFFAGDVDVLRDKDFKGEVERIYINFCDPWKKSNQAKRRLTHKNYLSLYEKLLKKGGEVFFKTDNRKLFEFSLNSFADYNLKMRNITLDLHNSSYEGNIMTEYEENFSSKGFPIYRCELIF
- a CDS encoding NAD(P)-dependent alcohol dehydrogenase, with amino-acid sequence MKAFAMIEIGKIGWIEKEEPKMGPLDAIVKPICIAPCTSDIHTAFKGAIGERHNMVLGHECVGEVHKVGELVKDFKAGDKVIVPAITPDWGTVTSQEGYPMHSQGMLSGWKFSNYKDGVFAEYFNVNEADANLCHLPDNVDPISAVMLPDMVVTGFHGAELAKINFGDTVLVIGIGPVGLMAVAGANLRGAGRIIAVGSREICQKVAREYGATDILSYKDGDLVENVMKITNNEGVDRVIIAGGDNDTFAQAVTVVKPGGIVSNVNYLGEGETVNIPRVEWGVGMGHKTITGGLTPGGRMKMEKMARLIANGKLDTKKLVTHVFHGFDKIEEALLLMKDKPKDLIKPVVVVKEY
- a CDS encoding AEC family transporter, whose protein sequence is MNFLDTLQLLMGLFIPMIIGYFLYYKKMVDASFVKGVSVLLYNVSLPCSILDSMMQKISLNELLKSAKLPLMALVILVICFLTALILGKVIEKKKKKRNIIIFSLLFSNFTFTAYPILEMLYGKQSVFYASLYNFTMFASVLIVGTILMKSASEDDMECSLTLKDLKSTPFLALIIGFIMLFIPIEIPYFIKTTVTQLGSTTTPLGVLLTGLVIAKSGKIDIKNIKIYIVSLFRLLIIPVGVVYVLWALGFSGYMVYVPAIILANPIAVNLVIFGENFNSYPEECANYVLISSILSVITLPIVYSIL
- the metA gene encoding homoserine O-succinyltransferase; protein product: MPIKIPDNLPAKKQLEAENIFVMTSKRALKQDIRPLKILLLNLMPTKIVTETQLLRLLGNTPLQVEVSFMTTKSYESKNTPQEHLVNFYGTFDDFKNEKFDGMIITGAPVEQMDFSEVDYWEELCEIMEWSKTNVHSTLHICWGAQAGLFYHYGIDKYPLDSKMFGIFEHKILRKYNKLLRGFDELFLAPHSRHTYVKKEDIKKVLELKILAESDEAGVLLCSNKGGRQIFITGHLEYDSDTLKKEYDRDVEKGLEIAIPKNYFPNDDVTKKPILKWRSNASLFFSNWLNYYVYQTTPYDINTL
- a CDS encoding Fic family protein, which translates into the protein MTSKKPPFDINEKIMSLVIEIAELTGRIDEKHQISTNPKLRRENRIKTIYSSLKIEQNTLDIKQVTDVICGKRVLAPQKDILEVRNAYKAYECIESLDPYSIDDILKVHKIMTIGLIDDAGEFRQNQVGVVDQKGNILHFGTLPRYIPNLMEELLNWIKTSDVHMLIKSCVFHYEFELIHPFSDGNGRMGRLWHTLLLSQWNEVFAWLPVESLIHDNQEEYYNVINRSNANGNSTVFIEFMLSVIKQALSEAISVRTYDIPKSRMDLRTEKILKYLDKNEYIKNSDIQKLFKVSSATATRILTKLFNDRVLKKIFIDGHWGYIKK